The genomic segment CAGCTTTGAAGAGCATGACAAACGTCTTCGCAATCGTAGTCTGGCAGTGGCCGAGGATATTCTGAGAACTGTTGAAACATACAAAAATGGCCTGGTCCAAAATGATCCTCGCCGGCTGTATTTAGACGAGGTGTCGAACGCTATCACTCGTGCAAATTATGAGTTTCTTGATCCCAGAAATCTTCTTAAAAACCGCGGGGTACATCAACGCACGAATCCGGCTGAGGCCTATCGCCAGCAGCTTTCGAGCATTGTCACCGGCCGCCTGCAAAATGACCTCGAGCGTTTTTCAGACGGAGAAAACAGTACCTTTTACCAGTGGGTGCGGCGTTATATTTTCTACCCCCTGCAATGCATTGGCAATCTCTGCTCAAGCAACCGCTTCTTTGTCACCTGGGGGGCAACTGAGCTCGAGCGGAACATGGCGCGTTTGGGGGATACGAATCTGAATCCCGAAACAACACCAAATTGGCGGCCAAATCTAAAAAGAGATGAGGATGACGACTTTTCAGCCTCGGATGATGGAAACCCAGGTCGCGGCTACCAACTCTCGAACGCGCCTGGCACCATATAATTGTCTTGAAAAAGTGACTTTGAATCCGGGCTATCCAAAGCTAACGCGTCTAACACCTCCTGGGTGGCAGGCGCGGGCTTTGGCTTGAAAAAAAACCAAAGACCCACCCCCATGGCGCTCGCACCAAACGCACAGGCACAGGCGCATACGGCAATCGCCGCTGCAGTGGTGGCGCCTGCGAGTGCGGTGAAGAACGCACCGGGCCCCGTCCATGCTCCACACGCCGCCCCCACCAACCCGCCAACGACTCCAGCCAACGCCGCGCAGGCAACCCCAATCAACACCGCGACAAGGGCTTTTACTATTGCTGAGGATACTGATGGGCAGGCACTGCCAATAGCGTGCCTCGAGCTTCGGGTAAAATGTTCAATGCGATAGGGTGTATCCTTCTCGCTCCGCTCAAGGCCATCGAGCAATGCGCACAGGGCATTGGAAACCGCCTGAATCTGCTCAGGCTTACTGCAGGAGAGTGCGTCTTTCAAACTGCCAATAGCCGTTTTGAGCAGTGAATTTTTAAGTCGCGCGCGGTGCGCGTCAAATTCGGCAAGCGCCATGCGCCGCCGGTCTTCTAAAAGCTCCTCCTCCTGCTGCATGCGCACGCGTTCAAGACAGGCCCAGACTCCTTGCAGACTGGCTTTATGGTGAATGTCGGTCTCAAGTGTGGCGTTAAACCGACAGGCTTTGGCGAGCGCCTGCAGCGCTTCTCTCCTGCGTGCACCGTTACTCAGGGCCGCCGTTCCCACCAGCACACACAATGGCTCTCGCACCCGGTTACGCACCTTTTGCAAATCGGCTATGATAACGTCCGGTTCTGGCAGGGATTGTTCGGCAAGATTCACGCAATAAAAAACCACATCCAGTGTGCGCATGTGTTGAATATACCGCGCAACAATGCCCTGAAAACGTTCATCGCCCGAAAGGTCATACCACGTGGTCCCGGGTGTTTCAGTCCGATGCACGCCTTCGCAGGAAGGACGGTACAAACGCTCTGGCGGGTGTCCTTCAAGGGCTTTGAGCAGCGCGGTTTTTCCAGACTTTGGCAGCCCCATCATCATGCAGTGCAACATGAGAAACCCTTTACAGATACAACGGTACTTCATCCTAAGTCAGACCTTGGTTGCATTCAAGCCACATTCTGCAACTATTTTTGACAAAATCACTCGGCACATCTAGCTTTAAACTATGCGTTTTGGAGGTGCCATGATAGCCATTGATATTCATACCCAGCCCAATGACGAAACCTGCGGCCCCACCAGCCTGCATGCCGTATACCGCTATTTTGGCGTGGATATCAGCCTCGAGACTGTGATTGCCGGGGTAGAGCGCAGCATGTCAGGCGGCACACTGGCAGCCCTTTTGGGCGTACATGCCTTAACGCTTGGTTTTGAGGCAACGGTATATGTCACCAACCTTGAAACCTTTGACCTCACCTGGTTTCATCATGGCGGTGTTGATACGGTCAAACTGACTGAAAAGCTCCACCAGCAGCTTCGCCACAAACATACGCCGGGCATTGTTCAGGACAGTGCGGCATTTCTGCGTTTTCTGGCGCTTGGCGGCAACGTGCGCTTCGAAACGTTGAGCATCCAGCTGCTTAAATCGTTTTTTGCTGAAAATCTCCCCGTTATCACGGGATTGAGTGCGACCTACCTCTATCAGTGCCCGCGCGAAGTCTTTACAGACGACGGCCAATCGACTTACGATGACATAAAGGGTACGCCCTGTGGCCATTTTGTCGTACTCTGCGGGTACGATGAGCATCATCGGCACATTGTGGTGGCTGACCCGCATCGGGAGAATCCGCTCTCGCATGATAATTATTACAAGGTGAGCAGCACACGGCTTATGAACGCCATCCATCTTGGCGTACTCACGCACGATGCCAATCTGCTCGTTATCAAACCCCGGGACTCACGCCCGGAATGAGGTTGACATGCACCCCCACTCCCTCTTCTCAGTCGTAGGCATTGAAATCGAATACATGCTGGTCGACTGCGAAACCCTTGCAGTCAAGCCCGTGAGCGACAGGGTGCTCCAGACACTTGGGAACGGTGTGTTGGACAACGAAATAGACCTTGGTGATATTGCTGTCAGTAACGAACTGGTATTGCATGTGCTGGAGCTGAAAAACAGCGCACCCTGCTCTCCCGCCTCCCCGATTGCCAGACATTTTCAGGAGGCACTCGAGGCCTTAAAAGAGCCGCTTGACCGCCTCGGCTGCCGACTGCTACCAGGAGGGGCGCATCCACTGATGAATCCGCTCACCGAGACACGCCGCTGGCCGCACGGTAATCGTGATATTTACCTTCAGTACGATACCATCTTTGACTGCCGCGGGCATGGCTGGTCGAACCTGCAAAGCATGCATGTGAATCTGCCGTATGCCGGTGACGAAGAATTTTGCAGGCTGCACAGTGCCATTCGCCTGATTCTGCCGCTGCTTCCGGCGCTCGCTGCCAGCACACCGTTTCTGGATGGCAAAAATACGGGCTTTCATGACGCGCGTCTTGCAGTTTATGCCACGAACCAGCAGAAAATCCCCTCCATTACTGGCGGCGTTATTCCTGATTTTTCGCCCAATCCTCGGGCCTACACGCGCGACATACTGACGCCAATGTATGCCGACATCAGCCCGTATGACCCTAAAGGTATTTTACAGCACAGCTGGCTTAATTCACGTGGCGTTATCCCAAAATTTGACTGCAATGCCCTGGAAATTCGTATTCTCGATACCCAGGAGTGCGTGGCTGCTGATATTGGCATTGCAGAATTTGTCTTCTGCCTTTTGAAGCATCTGGTGGACACCTGCCCAATGCTCACAGAAAATCCGCCGCAAACCGCGCGCCTGCGTGCCGTTTATGAAGACACCATTCGCGACGGCCTGAACGCTGAAATTCATGACACCTCGCTTTTTGAGCATTGGGGAGTTAACGGGTGCCATCCGGTCAGCGCGCGTGAAGTCTTAAGCCACTGGTTTGATGCCATTGCACCACAGCTAAGCTCCGATGGACGGAACGCCATTGCCCGTATTCTCCAGCACGGCAATCTGGCGGAGCGCCTGCTGCGGGTCTGCGGCCAAACCCCTTCCAGAGAAGCTTTGCATGCGGCATGTGCAACACTTGCTGACTGCCTTGCAGGCAACAGGCCGTTTCTGCCATGACCGCGTTCGCCCATTATTTAAGCTGTGAACATGCCGTCAATACGCTGCCGGGCGAGTTTATGGCGCTTCGCGAACAATTTGGCGAGCGCTTACAGACCCATGAAGCCTATGATATCGGCGCGCAGCTCGTTGCCCGCCACCTTGCCGGCATGCTGCAATGCCCGCTGACTGAAGCCTCTGTCTCGCGCCTTTTGATTGACTGCAATCGCTCGCTGACCCACAGAAACTGCTTTTCTGATGTTTCGCGCAATCTCAGTGCGGCACAAAAAAACACGCTGATTAGCGCGTACTATCATCCCTATCGCGAGAAGGTGACCTCTGATATTGCCGCACTAATACACGCTGAAAAACCTGTGCTGCATCTGTCGATGCACAGTTTTACGCCTGAACTTCATGGTAAAGTGCGCACAAATGCTATAGGACTCCTCTACGACCCCTCACGCCCCTCGGAAAAACACCTCGCAATCACCCTGCAGCGGGCACTTGCCCAAAAACTGCCAGATATTCGTATTCGCCGCAATGTCCCCTATCGCGGTAACAGCGATGGACTGACCCGCAGCCTGCGTCAACGTTTTAAAGATGCGGATTATCTGGGTATTGAAATCGAATTCAATCAAAAGGCGTCAATCGATGAAATGCTGTACTGGTCAAATGCACTCGGGAGTGTCCTCCCTTCCTGCGTCAAAGATGTGTTATAAAAACTATCAATCGCTGTAAAAACTGCCTGACGGCAATAACGATTATCAAGTTCCTTGCAGCAAAAACTCCACGGGGTATTCGGTATCGTACAGAGCGCATCCATAAGGAAGGCACTAAAAGAATGCCGGTGCCAGTTGCGCCGCCATTCACGTAAAAAGCTGTTAACATAGGCAATTTCAAGGTCTTCATTCTGCGCAATCGGGTAATTATCCACAAAGGCTCTGGCGAGACGCTGACCGCTTTCTGTATGGCGAAAAAGACGCGTGCACCAGGTTTCGCCGCCACGCCCGCCAATCCGATGATAAAACCAGTTGGAATAGTTTTGCTGTGCCTGCCGTACGGCTCTAAAAATTGGGCGCCGTGACTCAGCAACATGCGCTTCTTTATCGTTTAAACCCCGAAGTACAGCGTCAAGCTCCTGCCTGAGAGGCGCGCCGTAGTGCGCTACAGGATAGCCAAAAGCCTCGCGCACACGGTTACAGACTGCCGTAAGCGCTTCAATGAGCACCCATTTTTTCAGCATAAAAAGAATACCGCTACCACTATACTTTGCGGCAAGCACGGGACAATCCACCGAGCGGGAAGCCTCATCATTGAGAGCAGAAAAGCGGGCATCATTCGGGTTTGTGAAAGCCTCTTCCATATCCCGAAGCCAGTCTTCTGCGGCAGGATATGCGTCAGCAGGTATTAAAAGCGCTGCGGCTGCCTCTTGAAGTTCGAAAAACTGGCTGTCGGGGATTTGTATCGCAAACGTTGCCGTGTTTTTTTTAAGCGCCGTCCAGCGTTTTTTCACATCATCAGGAGAAAGTGGGAGGAGCGCATTCGGGAAAGGACGCGTCACAGGATACTGAAGCAATTGGGGTGCATTTGACGGCGAAACCTGCTGCCAGCAAAGCGTGCCCTGGGCTGAAATACCCGTGCAGCAGGCAGCGCGGTTAAAGGCATGCTTAGGCATGCGCGCAGTAATACCATGCCACAGTCGGCCCTCTTCCAGCGCAAAAAACCCAAAACTCTCGAGAGTGTCTTGCAGCGGATGAAGCTCCCGCGCCCCAAATTCTGCCAAACGCCATGAGCCACAATAAGCGGGATTATCGGCTCGCCTGTCGGCGCGATATGCACGCGCTGCTCCGTTTTCAGCGATATCAAAGACCCAGTATGTGTTTTCCTGTGCATCCCAGAATAAGCCTGTGCGCATCCAGATACATCCTAAAAAGAACAAAAAAACGCTACCCACCCACCTGACAGGTCGGGCATACCCCATAGATGGTGAGTGCATGATTCGTCATGCGAAAGCCTGCATCCACTGCAATTTTTTGCTGACGCTCTTCAATAATTGCATCAACAAATTCCTCAACCCGGGTACACTCCACGCATACAAGGTGGTCATGATGCGGGCCGAGACGCCGCTCATAAACTGAGTGACCACCTTCGAAATAGTGACGCGTTACAAGACCGGCTTCCTCAAACTGGGTAAGAACCCGGTAAACGGTTGCAAGCCCTACGTCTTCGCCCATTTCCAATAATGCCTTATAGACCCCCTCGGCACTCAGATGGTGCTCGGCAGAGTCTTCGAGAATGCGCAAAACCTTCAGGCGTGGACCTGTGATTTTGAGGCCGGCTGTTTTCAATCGCTGCGATTCGTCCACAAATACTCCAAAATCAAACGGTTGCTTGCCATATGGGCACAAGCCCGGGTAGTGTTATTCCCGACAGTGGCATGTTATTATGGCGAACTTTTTGAAGACAGGCAAAATTCATGCGTATTCTTTCCCTTCTTCTGTCATCTCTTGTGACATTTTCCCTCTCCAGCTGTGCCTCCTACGATTTCGCGCGCCGGGTGGTTCAACAGGGTAACCTTATTCCGCCATCGAAGATAGAGCGGCTCAAAGTTGGCATGAGTAAAGAGGATGCCGCCATTCTCATGGGCACTAGCCTCCTTGACCCTACTTTTGCCACCGATCGCTGGGATTATGCCTTCACCTGGCGTAAGGGCAGCGGGCCAATGCGGCTGCGTCACCTGACACTCTTTTTCAGCAACGGCAGGCTGGCACGCATCGAACACCGTCCCTGATACGGCATTATTTTCCTGAACGGCGCTTTTTAACTGCTCGAAGGCGCCGGCGCTCCATTGGCGCCAGGCAAAGTGCGCGGCAGATTTCCACGCGCATGCCATCTTCCACCAGCGTCTCAGGCGCAATCGCACGGCCAAACGTGCCGAGCGCCATGTCCTTTATCTCTGGAAAACGCGCTGAGAACGATGAACATTGAATCACCGCCCCCACTGTAGTGCCGGCTTCAACCGAAAATGCCTCGTGGTACGCAATGCCCTCTGCGTCTACAAACACCACCTCAACCTGCAACATGTATCGCTGCCGCCCTGTCGCAAAACGCATCCACCATCTTATCCGTTACCTGCTCAAAAACAGGCCCTAAAAGACGGGAGAGAAATCCACCTGCAAATTCAAACTCCAGATCAAACGATACCCGACAGCCCTCATTCTCCGCATCAAACCGCCAGAATCCCTCAAGGTGACTGAATGGCCCGTCTACGAGGCGTATTTCTATCATTTTATTGGGCTGGAGCAGGTTGCGGGTAGTAAAGGACTTGCCAAAACCTGCTGCGCTGATTTCAAGCGTTGCCTGCACTTCGTCTGCATCCCGATGGTGCACTTTGCTTCCAGAGCAGTAAGGAAGAAAGTCGGGGTATGATTCTATGGCGTTGACCAGGTCATACATCTGCTGGCAGGTATAAGGCACTACTCGTGATTTACTGACGACTGTCATGCTGTTTCCTCAATCGTTGCCCTAAGCCAGTGCGCGATATCTGTCACTTCTTCCGGACAGACACCATGCTCTACCGCATACTCCCGCAGACACAAACGGTCATACCCACGCGCTTTCAACATGTCGGCTGACAGGCGCGTCCATGCCGGTAACACCAGCGGGTCATAGCGGCCAAGCCCCAGAAAAATGGGCGTTTCTGTCGAGAGTACGCTGGATTGGGGCGTTGTCTCTGGCAGCCATGAAGACAGCGCAATAACTCCGCCAAGTCGCCCTTCGGTACGAAGGCCTGTAAAGAGCGCCATGGCACCCCCCTGAGAAAATCCTGCAAGAAAAAGGTTTTGCGGGGCAATGCCGCGATTGATTTCTTCCTGCATCACCTCTCGTATCATCGACTCAGACTGCGTCAGGCCCTGCGTATCTTCACGGCTGCCAGGGCCTACATCCATAATGTCAAACCAGGCACGCATGGACTGACCGTTATTAAGCGTTACTGGACGAACTGGAGCGTCAAGGAAAACATGATTAACGGTAAGGCCCTGCGGCAGGGCCGCCGCCAGTCCCTGCATGTCGCTGGCATCAGCACCCAGACCGTGCATCCAGATAATGCAGGTGTCTGATGGGGCGCGTGATTCAGTTCTATAGACATTCAACACGGTAACTCGCTCCTCTTTAGCTCTGTTTTTTCTGGAAGCGTGCAATGCTTTCAAGAATTTCGCGACGTGCTGACTCAGGCCCTTCCCAGCCATCGACCTTGACCCATTTGCCCTCTTCCAAATCTTTATAATGCTCGAAGAAATGCTCAAGGGAATGCACAAGCCCTTCAGGTAAATCAGCAAAGGTTTCAACCGTACGGTAATTGGTACAAAGTTTATTGACCGGAACCGCAAGGAGTTTAGCGTCAGGACCTGCTTCATCCGTCATGCGCAGCATGCCCACTGGACGGGCGCGAATGACTGAACCGCTGATAAGTGGAAAAGGCGTCACGACCAGTACATCGCAGGGGTCACCGTCTTCCGAGAGGGTTGAGGGTATGTAGCCATAGTTAGCAGGATAGAACATGGCTGTTGACATGAAGCGGTCTACGAAAAGCGCACCAGAATCTTTGTCAACTTCATACTTGACCGGTTCTGCGCGCATGGGAATTTCGATGATGACGTTGATTTCGTTCGGTACATCCCGGCCACTGTTGATTTCCAGCAAACCCATGTTGACTCCAGACGGTTATAAAAGACGCGATATTATGCGTAATCTGGAAAGAAAAGGCAAAAATGTCATATAATGTTTGCCTGTCTTTTTTCAGCATGACTGAAACTACTGGAAAACCGTGATGGACTGTCTGTTCTGCCGAATTGCACGCAAAGAAATTCCCGCAACCGTGGTGTTTGAAGACGGAGAGATTCTTGCGTTTCGCGACATTCGGCCACAGGCGCCTGTTCATTTACTGGTTATCCCCAAAAAACACATCGAAACCCTTAACGACGCTGGCAGCGAAGATGAAGCGCTGCTGGGTCGCATGATGCTTGTCGCAAAGGAGCTTGCCGGGAAGGAAGGCATGGCAGACAACGGGTATCGCCTTGTGATGAACATCAACAAAGCCGGCGGTCAGGAAGTCTGGCATATCCATCTGCATGTCCTTGGAGGACGACAGATGACATGGCCACCGGGTTGAGGAACCACCGCAATATGCAGGAATTATTCAAAAAGTTATTGACCAGTATCGGCGAAGACCCAGAGCGTGAGGGGCTTCGAGACACACCGGCACGGGCTGAGGCTGCATGGCAGTTTCTGACTAAAGGCTATCGTGAAAACCTCGATGATATCATTAACAACGCCCTGTTCGAGTCAGACATGAACGAAATGGTGGTTGTGCGTGATATCGAGCTCTATTCGATGTGCGAGCACCATCTGTTGCCCTTCATTGGCAAGTGTCACGTTGGTTATCTTCCGGGCGGTAAGGTCATTGGTCTGTCTAAAATTGCCCGTCTTGTCGACTTTTACGCGCGGCGCCTGCAGATTCAGGAACGCCTTACCAGTGAAATTGCCCAGACGCTTGTGCGTATTACCGGCGCGCGCGGCGTGGCGGTTGTGGTTGAAGCGAAGCACCTGTGCATGATGATGCGCGGCGTTGAAAAACAAAATTCCGTCATGACAACTTCCGTCATGCTGGGCGCCATGCGGGACTCTCCCGAAACACGAGCGGAATTTTTACGACTGATTCGCTGATTGAGTGACTTCGGCACGCCGAGCATGGCCTGCGACGTGCTGAAGGCTGTTGGCTAAATATTTGGTGTGACAGGCCTTTCGGCCGCAGGTGCCGCCATAAGGGCAAACCGCTGCAGCAGCAGATATAAAAACAGTATCAGTAAAGTCCCCCCTGCCACAGGCGGAGCAAGCTCCTTCAAATTTTCCATCCTCAAACCATCCATCACACTGCATATTATCGAATTGGTAGGCGGTGTAGCATTCCGGGTTCGCATGCACTTATCAAAAAAATCTGAATTAGGTGGCATTTTCATACTCCTTGTGAAAAACATTAAAAAAAGCCCACGAGAACCTCCTAATCAGGTTCTCGCGGGCTGATAACTCAACCTCTCAGCCGGACTTATTCTTCTTCTTCAGAAGACAGCAACAAATCAACTGGCTTTTCCAGCGGAGCCGCTTCCTGTTCTGCCGGAGTTGCAACTGGAGCAGCAGCAGGCTTGTCTTTCCACTCAAGCTTGACGCGGCCCTGCTTATCAACACCCGCCACAAACACCTCAATCTCCTCACCTTCTTTCAGAACGCTTTCAACCTTCTGATTGCGGTCAGAGCAGATTTGAGAAATGTGCAGCAGACCGTCTTTACCTGGCAGCAGATTTACAAATGCACCAAAATCAACGATTTTGCTGATTTTGCCGCGATAGGTCTGTCCGGGTTCAACTTCAGCAATGAGCGCACGAATCTGGCGTTGTGCTTCTTCAAGCGCCATGCCATCGGGTGAGAACAGCTGTACCAGTCCGGTATCATCAATATCGATGGACACGCCAGTGGCGTCAATAAGCCCCTTAATGGTGGCGCCACCCTTACCGATAATCGTACGGATTTTATCTTCAGGCACTTTCATCGTTACGATGCGGGGTGCGTGCAGAGACAGTTCTGTGCGTGGCGAGGACAGGGCATTGTTCATCACATCAAGGATGTGCAGACGACCAGCCTTGGCCTGCTCAAGTGCATCTGACATGATTTCGTGGTTAATACCGGTAACTTTGATATCCATCTGCAATGCGGTGATACCTTCGGACGTTCCGGCCACCTTGAAATCCATATCGCCAAGGTGATCTTCATCACCAAGAATATCTGTCAACACGGCAAAGCGGCTGCCTTCAAGAATAAGTCCCATCGCCACACCGGCAACCGGTGCTTTAATCGGTACGCCAGCATCCATCAGCGCAAGGCTGGTACCGCAGACCGTTGCCATTGAGCTTGAACCGTTAGATTCTGTAATTTCAGATACGGTACGGAGCACATAGGGGAATGTGGCCGTGTCCGGCAGTACGGCAATGAGGCTGCGCTTGGCAAGACGGCCATGGCCAATTTCACGGCGCTTCGGACTGCCGACCATGCCGGTTTCACCGACAGAGTACGGAGGGAAGTTGTAGTGCAGCATGAAACGGTCACGGGTTTCGCCGGTCAGGCCGTCAAGAATCTGTGCGTCTCTGTCGTTTCCGAGCGTAGTGGCAACAATAGCCTGTGTTTCACCGCGGGTAAAAAGTACAGAGCCGTGCGCACGCTCAAGCAGACCGGTTCGGATTGTGATGGGGCGTACCGTACGCAGATCGCGCCCGTCAATGCGCGGCTCACCACAAAGCACACGCTCGCGAACAATGCGCTTCTCCAGACGTCCAAAGGCGTCAAGAGCACGTCCGGCATCCAGACCTTCGTGTTTCTCTGAAAGGGTGGCAACCATTTCTTCACGCAGCTCGGCAAGACGCTGGTAACGCTGCTGCTTGTCACGAATCTGGTAGGCGGCATTTACTGAATCAGATGCGTGTGCGGTAATAACGGCCTCAAGCTCTTCATCAAGCTCTGGCGCCTGCCAGTTCCAGCGCGGCTTGCCGGCTTCGCGTGCGAGGTCGTTAATCGCACGGATAACGCCTTTCATCATTTCATGGCCAAACTCGACCGCGCCCAGCATAACCTCTTCGCTGAGCTCGCGCGCCTCAGATTCTACCATCAGAATAGCGTCATTCGTTCCAGCAACCACGAGATCGAGCGCAGAATTTTTAAGTGCTTCACCGCCTGGGTTAAGCAGGTACACACCGTCCTGATAACCCACGCGCGCAGCACCAATGGGTCCGGCAAAGGGAATGCCGGAAATGGCGAGCGCGGCAGACGCTCCAATCATGGCAACGATGTCTGCCGGAACATCCGGGTTCAGGGACATAACAGTCGCCAATACCTGAATTTCATTGCGAAAGCCCTTAGGAAACAGCGGGCGCAGCGGGCGGTCCATCAGGCGTGAAGTCAGTGTTTCAACTTCGCTTGGGCGACCTTCGCGCTTGTTAAATCCACCTGGGATTTTTCCTGCAGCGTAGGTTTTTTCCTGGTAATGAACCGTGAGTGGAAAGAAATCGGCTGTCGGTGAAGCCTCTTTACGACCCACCACTGTAACCAGCACCTGAGTGCCGCTCATGGTGGCAAACACTGCACCATCCGCCTGACGCGCAATTTCACCGGTCTCAAGAACCAGTGTGTGCTCTCCAAATGGGATTTCGCGAGTAATTTTCGTCACGTGTGATACCTCGTTTCTTTTATCGGTGTGGAAATAAAAAAGGCGCAGAAGACTGCGCCTTTACATAAAGGTGATTTGTGTGCGAACGCACGTTTTGTTGGGTGACCCATCAACGCGCAACGCTCTTTCCTAATAGGAATCTCGAAGACCAAGGCTTTGAATCAGCGTCTGGTAACGGCTTTGATCCTTGCGCTTAAGGTACTTGAGCAGCTTGCGGCGTTTGTTCACCAGCGCCTGAAGACCTCGGCGTGAATGAAAATCTTTTTTGTTGACTTTGAAATGATCAGTCAGGTATTTGATACGACCTGTCATAATGGAAACCTGTACCTCAGGTGAACCGGTATCCGGCTCAGAACGACGGTATTGGCTGACGATTTCTGCTTTCTGTGCGCTGTCTAGCGACATTGTTCACTCCCGGATAAATCATAAACATTTTAAACGACGCATGATATCAGATGACCTTCCTGGATACAACCATGCGACTACATTTTGGCAACCTGCCAGCATTCCATTTGCATTACGTGTTCTCTGTCGGCAACAGGCGCCTTGCGTGCAGACGATTATCCTCAAGAATAACGCCAAGTCCGTTAAAGTTTCCTTCTGTGTCTTTAAGACGCACAAGGGTATTCACCGCAAGGACATGCTCAGGCGACAGTGACTGCCCCTGCTGCAGGCGCTTTAGCGATTCTGTATCAAGCTCTATCGCTGGAAAAGCGCCAACAGCGGCTTCTGCAGGGAGCAGAGCCTCGCGTCGCGCCTCAGGCGTCATGGCTTCAAATGCTTCGAGAGTCAGCATGGGACTGTCTGCAAATCCCCCCGTCCAGATACGGCGTAAAGCAGTAACATGGGCACCGACGCCCAGCGCATCGCCAATGTCTTCAACCAGGTTACGAATATAGGTGCCCTTGCTGCAGGTCACGGTCAGTGTAAATGTGTGCCCCTCAAAACGGTCCAGACGCAGCGCATGAATGGTAATGGGGCGTGCAGCACGCTCAACGGTTTTACCGGCGCGTGCCAGTTTGTAGAGCGGCTGCCCTTCATGTTTAAGGGCCGAAAACATGGAAGGTATTTGAAGAATATCGCCGCGAAACTGCTCTAAAA from the Legionella geestiana genome contains:
- a CDS encoding carboxylate-amine ligase, which gives rise to MHPHSLFSVVGIEIEYMLVDCETLAVKPVSDRVLQTLGNGVLDNEIDLGDIAVSNELVLHVLELKNSAPCSPASPIARHFQEALEALKEPLDRLGCRLLPGGAHPLMNPLTETRRWPHGNRDIYLQYDTIFDCRGHGWSNLQSMHVNLPYAGDEEFCRLHSAIRLILPLLPALAASTPFLDGKNTGFHDARLAVYATNQQKIPSITGGVIPDFSPNPRAYTRDILTPMYADISPYDPKGILQHSWLNSRGVIPKFDCNALEIRILDTQECVAADIGIAEFVFCLLKHLVDTCPMLTENPPQTARLRAVYEDTIRDGLNAEIHDTSLFEHWGVNGCHPVSAREVLSHWFDAIAPQLSSDGRNAIARILQHGNLAERLLRVCGQTPSREALHAACATLADCLAGNRPFLP
- a CDS encoding N-formylglutamate amidohydrolase — its product is MTAFAHYLSCEHAVNTLPGEFMALREQFGERLQTHEAYDIGAQLVARHLAGMLQCPLTEASVSRLLIDCNRSLTHRNCFSDVSRNLSAAQKNTLISAYYHPYREKVTSDIAALIHAEKPVLHLSMHSFTPELHGKVRTNAIGLLYDPSRPSEKHLAITLQRALAQKLPDIRIRRNVPYRGNSDGLTRSLRQRFKDADYLGIEIEFNQKASIDEMLYWSNALGSVLPSCVKDVL
- the fur gene encoding ferric iron uptake transcriptional regulator; the encoded protein is MDESQRLKTAGLKITGPRLKVLRILEDSAEHHLSAEGVYKALLEMGEDVGLATVYRVLTQFEEAGLVTRHYFEGGHSVYERRLGPHHDHLVCVECTRVEEFVDAIIEERQQKIAVDAGFRMTNHALTIYGVCPTCQVGG
- a CDS encoding outer membrane protein assembly factor BamE produces the protein MRILSLLLSSLVTFSLSSCASYDFARRVVQQGNLIPPSKIERLKVGMSKEDAAILMGTSLLDPTFATDRWDYAFTWRKGSGPMRLRHLTLFFSNGRLARIEHRP
- a CDS encoding RnfH family protein, whose product is MLQVEVVFVDAEGIAYHEAFSVEAGTTVGAVIQCSSFSARFPEIKDMALGTFGRAIAPETLVEDGMRVEICRALCLAPMERRRLRAVKKRRSGK
- a CDS encoding type II toxin-antitoxin system RatA family toxin, encoding MTVVSKSRVVPYTCQQMYDLVNAIESYPDFLPYCSGSKVHHRDADEVQATLEISAAGFGKSFTTRNLLQPNKMIEIRLVDGPFSHLEGFWRFDAENEGCRVSFDLEFEFAGGFLSRLLGPVFEQVTDKMVDAFCDRAAAIHVAG
- a CDS encoding alpha/beta hydrolase; protein product: MLNVYRTESRAPSDTCIIWMHGLGADASDMQGLAAALPQGLTVNHVFLDAPVRPVTLNNGQSMRAWFDIMDVGPGSREDTQGLTQSESMIREVMQEEINRGIAPQNLFLAGFSQGGAMALFTGLRTEGRLGGVIALSSWLPETTPQSSVLSTETPIFLGLGRYDPLVLPAWTRLSADMLKARGYDRLCLREYAVEHGVCPEEVTDIAHWLRATIEETA
- the ppa gene encoding inorganic diphosphatase, with the translated sequence MGLLEINSGRDVPNEINVIIEIPMRAEPVKYEVDKDSGALFVDRFMSTAMFYPANYGYIPSTLSEDGDPCDVLVVTPFPLISGSVIRARPVGMLRMTDEAGPDAKLLAVPVNKLCTNYRTVETFADLPEGLVHSLEHFFEHYKDLEEGKWVKVDGWEGPESARREILESIARFQKKQS
- a CDS encoding histidine triad nucleotide-binding protein translates to MDCLFCRIARKEIPATVVFEDGEILAFRDIRPQAPVHLLVIPKKHIETLNDAGSEDEALLGRMMLVAKELAGKEGMADNGYRLVMNINKAGGQEVWHIHLHVLGGRQMTWPPG
- the folE gene encoding GTP cyclohydrolase I FolE, whose amino-acid sequence is MQELFKKLLTSIGEDPEREGLRDTPARAEAAWQFLTKGYRENLDDIINNALFESDMNEMVVVRDIELYSMCEHHLLPFIGKCHVGYLPGGKVIGLSKIARLVDFYARRLQIQERLTSEIAQTLVRITGARGVAVVVEAKHLCMMMRGVEKQNSVMTTSVMLGAMRDSPETRAEFLRLIR